From the Lathyrus oleraceus cultivar Zhongwan6 chromosome 4, CAAS_Psat_ZW6_1.0, whole genome shotgun sequence genome, one window contains:
- the LOC127137625 gene encoding uncharacterized protein LOC127137625, with translation MDEFQDQFQDMQKKIQALRGKYLFGKNAHDLCLVPSVKIPHKFKVPDFKKYKGAPGHDIENCFALKSKVRRLIQSGILSFENSSPNVQANLLPKHSNATVNMVEGCLGRDPRGYVVVKRDLQEMMDQNIIQVTRDINEDEHEVNVKVPRLNLPEPIVIAYNGQKIVVSPLVIQLAGPMPYKSDKVVPYKYNATMVADGKEVHIPIFPYVVNNADVSGVTQNGRVFTAANPIGSENVVIEKSTQEKTSVIQVGQSNIGNQNVDQDEILKLIKKSDFNVVDQLSDTPSKISVLSLLMTSEAHREALQKVLEKSYMDHDAKIDQFDGIVANITACKNLSFNDEELLDKGRNNNLAMHISMNCQEDALSNVLVDTWSSLNVMRKSTLSKFAYQGAPMRFSGVVVKAFDGSRKTVIGEFDLPIKIAP, from the exons ATGGACGAGTTCCAAGATCAGTTTCAGGATATGCAAAAAAAGATTCAAGCTTTGAGGGGGAAATATCtgtttgggaagaatgctcatgatttgtGTTTAGTTCCTAGTGTGAAGATTCCGCATAAATTTAAGGTTCCAGATTTCAAAAAGTATAAAG GAGcacctggccatgatattgagaattgtttcGCTTTGAAATCTAAGGTAAGACGGTTAATACAAAGTGGTATCTTGTCATTTGAAAATTCTAGTCCCAATGTACAAGCTAATCTATTGCCCAAACATAGCAATGCAACTGTGAATATGGTCGAAGGATGTCTAGGAAG AGATCCCCGAGGATACGTTGTTGTGAAAAGAGACTTACAAGAAATGATGGATCAAAACATTATTCAGGTTACAAGGGATATAAATGAAGATGAGCATGAGGTGAACGTTAAAGTTCCCCGTTTAAATCTCCCGGAACCGATTGTGATTGCATATAATGGTCAGAAGATTGTTGTTTCTCCATTGGTTATTCAATTGGCGGGTCCTATGCCTTACAAATCTGATAAGGTTGTTCCTTAcaagtataatgctactatggtGGCAGACGGTAAAGAGGTGCATATTCCTATTTTCCCGTATGTTGTAAACAACGCCGATGTAAGTGGTGTAACCCAAAATGGTCGGGTATTTACTGCTGCAAATCCTATAGGAAGTGAAAATGTGGTGATAGAGAAATCAACTCAAGAGAAAACTTCTGTTATACAAGTTGGCCAATCCAACATTGGGAATCAAAATGTTGATCAAGACGAAATTCTGaaattgattaagaagagtgatttcaATGTGGTGGACCAGTTGTCGGACACCCCGTCCAAGATATCCGTATTGTCTTTATTGATGACTTCAGAAGCACACCGAGAGGCTTTGCAGAAGGTCCTAGAGAAATCCTATATGGACCATGACGCGAAGATCGATCAATTTGATGGAATTGTGGCCAATATTACCGCATGTAAAAATCTGAGCTTCAATGATGAAGAGCTTCTCGACAAGGGGAGGAACAACAATTTGGCCatgcatatctctatgaattgtcAAGAAGATGCCTTGTCTAATGTTCTGGTGGATACTTGGTCTTCTCTGAATGTTATGCGTAAGTCCACGCTATCTAAGTTTGCTTACCAAGGTGCTCCGATGAGATtcagtggagttgttgtgaaggCCTTCGATGGCTCAAGGAAGACCGTAATTGGGGAATTTGATCTCCCAATAAAGATAGCCCCGTGA